GAATACCGAGGCTCATCATGCTTGAATTTAATAACAAAGAAATCGAAACTGACGCACAAGGTTATCTGAAAAACGTTACCGATTGGTGTGAAGAACTGGTGCCCCTACTTGCAGCAGATGAAGGTATCGAGCTATCTGAAGCGCACTGGGAAGTGATCCGTTTTGTGCGTGAGTTTTACTTAGAATTTAATACATCACCTGCTATTCGTATGCTAGTGAAAGCGATGGCGAAACAATACGGTGAAGAAAAAGGAAACTCGCGTTACTTATACCGCTTATTCCCTAAAGGTCCTGCAAAGCAAGCAACCAAACTTGCAGGTTTACCTAAAGCAGTGAAATGTATCTAAGAGATAACATCTCTATACCCAAGTGACTTCAATATGCCTGATTCAGAGCGAAGTCACTGAGTTGAATTCAA
The sequence above is a segment of the Photobacterium leiognathi genome. Coding sequences within it:
- the tusE gene encoding sulfurtransferase TusE, with protein sequence MLEFNNKEIETDAQGYLKNVTDWCEELVPLLAADEGIELSEAHWEVIRFVREFYLEFNTSPAIRMLVKAMAKQYGEEKGNSRYLYRLFPKGPAKQATKLAGLPKAVKCI